The Exiguobacterium mexicanum genome includes a window with the following:
- a CDS encoding tetratricopeptide repeat protein: MTATSASAVRRLTKRIETENDSTISDEVMILNANELGIQAMQQGEFEQAAKQFNAAIEADSTDPTGYVNMGTLLQAIGDHERAVVFYDKALELDNAFGAAHYAKGALAYELEQLDLAEASLRQALLAGMDDADLHFMLGLTYKAMGDFVRALPRLREAMKQAPEDVEISFQYGLALAQNEQLDLAVEALEHTLDLDASHTDARYNLAIAYAFLGEQDKTYAELERVLELQPDHALAYDAKAKMDELLGN, translated from the coding sequence ATGACGGCGACATCTGCCTCGGCGGTGCGACGATTGACGAAGCGTATCGAAACGGAAAACGACTCGACTATATCGGATGAGGTGATGATTTTGAACGCAAACGAATTAGGCATCCAAGCGATGCAACAAGGTGAGTTCGAACAGGCGGCCAAGCAGTTCAACGCTGCCATCGAAGCGGACTCAACCGACCCGACCGGTTACGTCAACATGGGTACGCTCTTGCAAGCGATCGGCGACCATGAACGGGCCGTCGTCTTTTACGATAAGGCGCTCGAACTCGACAACGCGTTCGGCGCGGCGCATTATGCGAAGGGAGCGCTCGCCTATGAGCTCGAACAGCTCGACTTGGCCGAGGCATCTCTGCGTCAGGCGCTCCTCGCCGGGATGGACGACGCCGACCTTCATTTCATGCTCGGCTTGACGTACAAGGCGATGGGCGACTTCGTCCGGGCCTTGCCGCGTCTTCGGGAAGCGATGAAGCAGGCACCGGAAGACGTCGAGATTTCGTTCCAATACGGGCTCGCGCTCGCGCAGAACGAACAGCTCGATCTGGCCGTCGAAGCGCTCGAGCATACGCTCGACCTCGACGCGAGCCATACGGACGCCCGCTACAACTTGGCGATCGCCTACGCGTTCCTCGGTGAACAAGACAAGACATACGCCGAGCTTGAGCGTGTGCTCGAGTTGCAACCGGACCATGCGCTCGCGTATGACGCGAAAGCGAAAATGGATGAATTGCTCGGTAACTAA
- a CDS encoding cysteine desulfurase family protein, protein MNYFDHAATTPMRPEVLEAMTPYMLEHYGNPSSIHGIGRTARAALDTSRRTLATWIGATPNEIVFTSGGTESDNYALFGTAYANQHKGKHVITTKVEHHAVLHAMEQLEREGFEVTYLDVDATGAVTLDSVRAALRDDTILVSVMYGNNEVGTLQPIAEIGALLADHQAYFHTDAVQALGTETIDVKALGVDLLSASAHKINGPKGIGFLFIKTGVKLATRSFGGQQERKRRAGTENVPGAVGFQQAAELAKIEQVERVGAYQQMTEALFKRLDELGVEYDVNGANRLPHIVNLYLPGIELEPFLIMMDMRGFAISSGSACTAGSIEPSHVLTAMFGTSDRTKQSVRISFGHGNSVADVERLAERLSEVVSTFTNGVR, encoded by the coding sequence ATGAACTATTTTGATCATGCCGCAACGACGCCGATGCGTCCGGAAGTGCTCGAAGCGATGACACCTTATATGCTCGAACATTATGGCAACCCGTCGAGCATCCACGGCATCGGACGGACGGCGCGCGCCGCACTGGATACTTCGCGCCGGACGCTCGCCACGTGGATCGGGGCGACCCCGAACGAGATCGTCTTCACATCGGGCGGCACCGAGTCGGACAACTATGCGTTGTTCGGTACGGCTTACGCGAATCAACATAAAGGCAAACATGTGATCACGACGAAAGTCGAACACCACGCCGTCTTGCACGCGATGGAGCAACTCGAGCGGGAAGGATTCGAAGTGACGTATCTCGATGTCGACGCGACGGGTGCGGTGACGCTTGACTCCGTTCGTGCTGCGCTCCGGGACGATACGATCCTCGTCTCGGTCATGTACGGCAACAACGAGGTCGGCACACTTCAACCGATCGCGGAAATCGGTGCGCTCCTCGCCGACCATCAGGCCTATTTCCATACGGACGCCGTCCAAGCGCTCGGTACGGAAACGATTGATGTCAAGGCGCTCGGGGTCGATTTATTGTCGGCCTCGGCCCATAAAATCAATGGCCCGAAAGGTATCGGTTTTCTTTTTATAAAAACAGGTGTAAAATTAGCGACGCGTTCTTTTGGAGGACAACAAGAACGGAAACGTCGAGCCGGCACGGAAAACGTTCCGGGTGCCGTCGGGTTCCAACAAGCAGCCGAACTGGCCAAAATCGAACAGGTCGAACGAGTGGGCGCGTACCAGCAAATGACCGAGGCGCTCTTCAAGCGACTCGATGAACTCGGAGTCGAGTATGACGTGAACGGGGCGAACCGCTTACCGCACATCGTCAACTTGTATCTCCCGGGCATCGAACTTGAACCGTTCCTCATCATGATGGACATGCGCGGCTTTGCCATCTCGAGCGGCAGTGCCTGCACGGCAGGGTCGATCGAACCGTCACACGTATTGACGGCGATGTTCGGGACGTCGGATCGGACGAAACAGTCCGTCCGCATCAGCTTTGGACATGGCAACTCGGTCGCAGACGTGGAGCGGCTCGCCGAACGACTCTCTGAGGTCGTCTCGACATTCACGAACGGAGTGAGATAA
- a CDS encoding VOC family protein has translation MTKRIPISGLCELVLEVTDMAEAVDFWHGKLGLPVVEQWVGDDAEPSEAQEQADEPWATWLYVGGNTRLGLWLKREFTSEEESNRQEDVTEWDTLYDEGGAHVHCAFFVPMESFDQALEVLEASNIPTKLRTWDEDETVNGKERSAYFKDPSKNVIELYTKNMDEAYGEFGGEPVKITTKQL, from the coding sequence ATGACGAAACGTATTCCAATCAGTGGCCTGTGTGAACTCGTGTTAGAAGTGACCGATATGGCGGAGGCCGTCGATTTTTGGCACGGCAAGCTCGGACTTCCCGTCGTTGAACAATGGGTCGGTGACGATGCCGAGCCGAGCGAAGCACAGGAACAGGCGGACGAACCCTGGGCGACGTGGCTCTATGTCGGGGGGAACACCCGTCTCGGCCTCTGGCTGAAACGAGAGTTCACATCGGAAGAAGAATCGAACCGCCAAGAGGACGTGACCGAGTGGGACACGCTCTATGATGAAGGCGGCGCCCACGTCCACTGCGCATTTTTCGTTCCGATGGAGTCGTTCGACCAAGCGCTCGAAGTGTTAGAGGCGTCAAACATCCCGACGAAACTCCGGACGTGGGACGAGGACGAGACGGTCAACGGTAAAGAGCGCTCGGCCTACTTCAAAGACCCGAGCAAGAACGTGATCGAGCTATACACGAAAAACATGGACGAGGCCTACGGTGAGTTCGGCGGCGAGCCCGTAAAAATCACGACGAAACAGCTCTGA
- the recD2 gene encoding SF1B family DNA helicase RecD2 yields MAAPYELTGKVIRVLFQSEEEAHTIALVRIKEKNFETDETEMVIAGVGVGIEKGETYKAHGRLVDHPRFGKQMKAEWIRRVVPMTKRAAVRFLTNGSFPGIGQKTAQKIADALGDDCIDQIVKHPSILSNVDGLKEKQARVITERLNILYGVDQLLLFLAPFDVTPRLASKIHKEYEGRAMETIEKNPYALMYDVPGIGFKTADAIAAHFGIQGIHPERIAAAVLYVLELEQGNGHLFVTADQLASEMPRIIGGDPGEALVSALETLANDERVIVEDGVVYHPRVYRAEQKAAEELARIMSTSTTEDVDMTTIFDAVGRVEEMFSIEYAKQQREAIELALKSPLMVLTGGPGTGKTTVVRGIIHALSDVFDWKLEPVQNQPFPFVLAAPTGRAAKRLSESTGLPASTIHRLLKFDGSSFQVDDTNPLVGKVLIVDEASMIDIFLFRSLLRAVPNGMKILFVGDRDQLPSVGPGQVLADLMATDGIPVVRLDVVHRQASESSILRLAHALNAKQMPDDLLAALPDRRFYTANQETALQAICQMAGAALRKGYSPFDIQVLAPTYRGVCGIDGLNEALQNVFNPKSAVREVKHGNRTYRNGDKVLQLVNNAEENVYNGDIGEITNIFYAKENVDKVDKIYIRFDQTEVEYNRSEWDQFTHAYAITIHKSQGSEFPIVLMPVFFNGGFRSSRNLIYTAVTRAKKSLLLFGDVRALEAATREEEPVRRTKLVERLGGKS; encoded by the coding sequence ATGGCAGCACCTTACGAGTTGACAGGAAAAGTCATCCGCGTCCTGTTTCAATCGGAAGAAGAAGCGCACACGATCGCGCTCGTACGTATAAAAGAAAAGAACTTTGAGACAGACGAGACCGAGATGGTCATCGCCGGTGTCGGCGTCGGTATCGAGAAAGGCGAGACGTATAAAGCGCACGGGCGTCTCGTCGACCATCCCCGATTCGGGAAACAGATGAAAGCGGAATGGATCCGCCGTGTCGTCCCGATGACAAAACGCGCGGCCGTCCGGTTTTTGACGAACGGCTCTTTCCCGGGAATCGGGCAAAAGACGGCCCAAAAGATTGCTGACGCACTCGGAGACGACTGCATCGACCAAATCGTCAAGCATCCGAGTATCTTGTCGAACGTCGACGGCTTGAAAGAAAAGCAGGCCCGTGTCATCACCGAGCGGTTGAACATCTTGTATGGGGTCGATCAGTTGCTGTTGTTTTTGGCGCCGTTCGACGTCACACCGCGACTCGCCTCGAAGATTCATAAAGAGTATGAAGGCCGGGCGATGGAGACGATTGAAAAGAACCCTTACGCCTTGATGTATGACGTCCCTGGGATTGGCTTCAAGACGGCCGACGCCATCGCCGCCCATTTCGGGATTCAAGGGATTCACCCAGAGCGGATCGCCGCGGCCGTATTATACGTGCTCGAGCTCGAGCAAGGCAACGGGCATTTGTTCGTCACGGCCGATCAACTCGCGAGCGAGATGCCGCGCATCATCGGTGGCGACCCGGGCGAGGCACTCGTCTCGGCGCTTGAGACACTCGCGAACGATGAGCGTGTCATCGTCGAGGACGGGGTCGTCTATCATCCACGCGTCTATCGGGCCGAACAAAAAGCGGCCGAGGAACTCGCGCGCATCATGTCGACATCGACGACGGAAGACGTCGATATGACGACGATCTTTGATGCGGTCGGTCGCGTCGAGGAGATGTTCTCGATCGAGTATGCCAAGCAACAACGAGAGGCGATCGAACTTGCCTTGAAGTCGCCGCTCATGGTGCTGACAGGCGGACCCGGGACCGGTAAAACGACCGTCGTCCGCGGTATCATCCATGCGCTCAGCGACGTGTTCGACTGGAAGCTTGAACCGGTACAGAACCAACCGTTCCCGTTCGTGCTCGCCGCACCGACCGGCCGGGCCGCGAAACGGCTCAGTGAGTCGACGGGCTTGCCGGCCTCGACGATTCACCGTCTCTTAAAGTTTGATGGCAGCTCGTTCCAAGTCGATGACACGAATCCGCTCGTCGGAAAAGTGCTCATCGTCGACGAGGCGTCGATGATTGATATCTTCTTGTTCCGCAGCCTGCTTCGGGCTGTGCCGAACGGGATGAAAATCCTCTTCGTCGGTGACCGGGATCAATTGCCTTCGGTCGGACCGGGCCAAGTGCTCGCCGATTTGATGGCGACCGACGGGATTCCCGTCGTCCGGCTCGATGTCGTCCATCGGCAGGCGTCCGAGTCGAGCATCCTTCGTCTGGCGCACGCGCTCAACGCGAAACAGATGCCGGACGATTTGCTCGCGGCACTGCCGGACCGTCGCTTTTATACGGCCAACCAAGAGACGGCACTCCAGGCGATCTGTCAAATGGCCGGGGCCGCACTGCGAAAAGGTTATTCCCCATTCGATATCCAAGTGCTCGCACCGACGTACCGTGGGGTGTGCGGCATCGACGGATTGAACGAGGCGCTCCAAAACGTGTTCAATCCGAAATCGGCGGTCCGGGAAGTGAAACACGGCAACCGGACGTACCGGAATGGGGATAAAGTGCTCCAACTCGTCAATAACGCCGAGGAGAACGTTTATAACGGCGATATCGGTGAAATCACGAACATTTTCTATGCGAAAGAAAACGTCGACAAGGTCGACAAAATCTATATCCGCTTCGATCAGACCGAGGTCGAGTATAACCGGAGCGAATGGGACCAGTTCACCCACGCCTATGCCATCACCATCCATAAGTCACAAGGGTCCGAGTTCCCGATCGTGCTCATGCCCGTCTTCTTCAACGGCGGCTTCCGCTCGTCGCGCAACTTGATTTATACGGCCGTCACTCGGGCGAAGAAGAGTTTGCTCTTGTTCGGGGACGTCCGTGCCCTCGAGGCGGCGACGCGAGAAGAAGAGCCGGTACGGCGGACGAAACTCGTCGAGCGGCTAGGCGGCAAGTCTTGA
- the mnmA gene encoding tRNA 2-thiouridine(34) synthase MnmA, producing MNLRTKAPAETTVVVGMSGGVDSSVTAHLLKEQGYNVIGIFMKNWDDTDENGVCTATEDYEDVIAVANQIGIPYYAVNFEKEYWDRVFEYFLAEYRLGRTPNPDVMCNKEIKFKAFLDHALRLGADFVATGHYARVEYVDGEHRLLRGKDDNKDQTYFLNQLSQDQLARTMFPIGHMDKKDVRVIAEEAGLATAKKKDSTGICFIGERNFKEFLSEYLPSQPGIMQTLDGEQKGNHDGLMYYTLGQRHGLGIGGDGDPWFVVGKNVEENILYVGQGFHHDALYSDALLASKLSWTGAVPTGEFRATAKFRYRQQDVPVTIAPLENGELLVKFDEPQRAITPGQAVVFYDGDICLGGATIDEAYRNGKRLDYIG from the coding sequence ATGAACTTACGCACAAAAGCCCCTGCCGAGACGACGGTCGTCGTCGGGATGTCAGGCGGCGTCGATTCATCGGTGACGGCCCATTTGCTGAAAGAGCAAGGGTATAACGTTATCGGAATCTTTATGAAAAACTGGGATGATACGGACGAGAACGGTGTCTGTACGGCGACCGAAGACTATGAAGATGTCATTGCGGTCGCGAACCAAATCGGGATCCCTTATTATGCGGTCAACTTTGAGAAAGAATATTGGGACCGCGTGTTCGAATACTTCTTGGCCGAGTACCGTCTCGGGCGGACGCCGAACCCGGACGTCATGTGTAACAAGGAAATCAAGTTCAAGGCATTCCTTGACCACGCGCTTCGCCTCGGTGCCGACTTCGTCGCGACCGGGCACTACGCACGGGTCGAGTACGTCGACGGTGAGCATCGACTTCTTCGTGGGAAAGATGACAACAAAGACCAAACGTACTTTTTGAACCAGTTGTCACAAGACCAACTCGCGCGGACGATGTTCCCGATTGGTCATATGGACAAGAAAGACGTCCGTGTCATCGCCGAAGAAGCGGGACTCGCGACAGCGAAGAAAAAAGATTCGACGGGCATCTGCTTTATCGGAGAGCGCAACTTCAAAGAGTTCCTCTCGGAGTATTTGCCATCACAACCAGGCATCATGCAGACGCTCGATGGGGAACAAAAAGGAAACCATGACGGGCTCATGTATTACACGCTCGGTCAACGCCACGGCCTCGGCATCGGCGGAGACGGGGACCCATGGTTCGTCGTCGGCAAAAACGTGGAAGAAAACATCCTCTACGTCGGCCAAGGGTTCCATCATGACGCGCTCTATTCGGACGCGTTGCTCGCCTCGAAGTTGTCATGGACAGGTGCCGTCCCAACAGGTGAGTTCCGGGCGACGGCGAAATTCCGCTACCGTCAACAAGACGTACCGGTGACGATCGCACCACTTGAAAATGGCGAATTGCTCGTAAAATTTGATGAGCCGCAACGCGCCATCACGCCAGGCCAAGCGGTCGTCTTCTATGACGGCGACATCTGCCTCGGCGGTGCGACGATTGACGAAGCGTATCGAAACGGAAAACGACTCGACTATATCGGATGA